A part of Sulfurifustis variabilis genomic DNA contains:
- the frr gene encoding ribosome recycling factor produces the protein MATQTVDGIKKDTETRMAKSVETLKTDLGKIRTGRAHPGLLDQIRVDYYGAKTPLNQLANISAADARTLTVTPYDKGTLQAIEKAIRESDLGLNPAASGTLLRVPLPPLTEERRRELVKHVHKEGENAKVAIRNVRRDGNHHLKELLKKKLITEDDDKRAEEAVQKMTDRFIAEVDKLIAAKEHEIMQV, from the coding sequence ATGGCGACGCAGACGGTGGACGGCATCAAGAAGGACACGGAGACCCGCATGGCGAAGTCCGTCGAGACGCTGAAGACGGACCTCGGCAAGATCCGGACGGGGCGCGCCCATCCGGGGTTGCTCGACCAGATCCGGGTGGACTATTACGGCGCGAAGACGCCGCTCAACCAGCTCGCCAACATCAGCGCGGCCGACGCGCGGACGCTGACGGTGACCCCCTACGACAAGGGCACCCTCCAGGCGATCGAGAAGGCGATTCGCGAATCCGACCTCGGCCTCAACCCCGCTGCCTCCGGCACGCTGCTGCGCGTGCCGCTCCCGCCGCTCACCGAGGAACGCCGGCGCGAGCTCGTGAAGCACGTGCACAAGGAGGGCGAGAACGCCAAGGTGGCCATCCGCAACGTGCGGCGCGACGGCAACCACCATTTGAAGGAACTCCTGAAGAAGAAACTGATCACAGAAGACGACGACAAGCGCGCGGAAGAGGCGGTGCAGAAGATGACCGACCGCTTCATCGCCGAGGTCGACAAGCTGATCGCGGCGAAGGAGCACGAGATCATGCAGGTCTAG
- the lpxD gene encoding UDP-3-O-(3-hydroxymyristoyl)glucosamine N-acyltransferase: MAVTLAELARRVGGQVRGDPGVEIRAVAPLDRAGPGEIAHLSDRRYRALVAETRAAAVVLVAEDAGAFKGTALIHPNPSLAFARIAAFLHPAPAVAPGRHPTAFVEDGARVADSARIGAYAVIEREATVEDGASIGPGCYVGQGARVGARTCLVAQVYVGARCEIGTDCLLQPGAVIGADGFGFAKDGERWIKVPQLGRVIVGDDVEIGANTTVDRGTLDDTVIARGVKLDNLIQIAHNVRVGEHTIMAACVGIAGSTSIGSRCAFGGQVGIAGHLDIADDVQVLGTSLVSASIPKPGVYSSALKAEPADEWRRTAARLRQLDELARRLREAEEEIRKLKGE, translated from the coding sequence ATGGCGGTCACCCTGGCAGAGCTTGCGCGGCGGGTCGGCGGTCAGGTCCGCGGCGACCCGGGGGTCGAGATACGCGCGGTCGCACCGCTCGATCGCGCCGGCCCCGGGGAGATCGCGCACCTGTCCGATCGTCGCTACCGCGCGCTGGTCGCCGAAACCCGCGCGGCTGCCGTGGTGCTCGTGGCCGAGGACGCCGGCGCTTTCAAGGGCACCGCGCTGATCCACCCGAACCCTTCGCTCGCCTTCGCGCGCATCGCCGCATTTCTCCATCCCGCACCGGCCGTGGCGCCCGGCCGGCACCCGACCGCTTTCGTCGAGGACGGGGCACGCGTCGCCGATTCCGCCCGGATAGGCGCGTACGCGGTGATCGAGCGCGAGGCGACCGTCGAGGACGGAGCGAGCATCGGGCCCGGATGCTACGTGGGGCAGGGCGCGCGGGTCGGCGCACGCACGTGCCTGGTCGCGCAGGTGTACGTGGGCGCGCGCTGCGAGATCGGAACGGACTGCCTGCTGCAGCCGGGGGCGGTGATCGGCGCCGACGGGTTCGGTTTCGCCAAGGACGGAGAACGCTGGATCAAGGTTCCGCAGCTCGGGCGCGTGATCGTCGGCGACGACGTCGAAATCGGAGCAAACACGACGGTGGATCGCGGCACCCTCGACGACACGGTCATCGCGCGCGGCGTCAAGCTCGACAACCTGATCCAGATCGCCCACAACGTGCGCGTCGGGGAGCACACGATCATGGCGGCGTGCGTCGGCATCGCCGGGAGCACGTCGATCGGCAGCCGCTGCGCCTTCGGAGGGCAGGTCGGTATCGCCGGCCACCTCGACATCGCCGACGACGTGCAGGTGCTCGGCACCTCGCTGGTCTCCGCGTCGATCCCGAAGCCGGGCGTCTACTCGTCCGCACTGAAGGCCGAACCGGCGGACGAGTGGCGGCGCACGGCCGCGCGACTGCGCCAGCTCGACGAGCTGGCCCGCCGGCTGCGCGAGGCCGAGGAAGAGATACGGAAACTGAAGGGGGAGTAG
- the bamA gene encoding outer membrane protein assembly factor BamA, with protein sequence MKRPLVALVVGALLPAQAPALESFVVKDIRVEGLQRIAAGTVFNYLPLKVGDTLNDKGAQDAIRALYKTGFFRDVRLERQGNVLIVSVIERPSIAGIRLVGTREFSEEDLKKGLKEVGLAEGRIFNKTLLDRIEQELRQQYFARGFYAVSIRPTVTPLERNRVDIEIAVTEGRPARIREITLVGNGKFRDKELLDLFTLGPAPWWALFSSRDQYSKQKLAGDLERLRNHYQDRGFLEFNIESTQVSITPDKEDIYITVNLSEGKRYTVTGFKLAGTFVVPEEDLRKLVELEAGSVFSRKAVTESAKRISDRLANEGYAFANVNPVPDVDRDKATVAFTFVIDPGKRTYVRRVNFSGNVTTRDEVLRREMRQLEGGWYSSEKIQRSRVRLQRLGFFEDVNIETPQVPGTSDQVDINVTVKERSTGNLLFGVGYSDSDGFIINASVTESNLFGTGKELSARFDNSDATTNFSIRYVNPYYTRDGVSRGFTVYSSSIDAAELNTAAYNTQTTGAGVFYGIPLSEFHRLTVGLDAERIDIETTTDSALVAQDFVATEGSPVDLAKATLSWSSDSLDSALFPTRGFLQRLSAEASFPGSDVEYYKLTYLIGKYWPISERTTFKLRAELGYGDGYGESAQLPFFKNYFAGGSSTVRGFSSRSLGPVDQNTLDPIGGNRRVLGNMELLFPVPGMSADNKAVRMSWFVDGGMVYGPEERFDLGELRYSTGLAFNWFSPVGPLSFSYAFPLNDEPDDDTESFQFTLGVPFR encoded by the coding sequence ATGAAACGCCCCCTCGTCGCGCTGGTCGTCGGCGCGCTCCTCCCCGCGCAGGCGCCTGCCCTCGAATCCTTCGTGGTTAAGGACATCCGCGTCGAAGGCCTGCAGCGGATCGCGGCGGGCACCGTATTCAACTACCTGCCGCTCAAGGTCGGCGACACGCTGAACGACAAGGGAGCGCAGGACGCGATCCGCGCGCTCTACAAGACCGGATTCTTCCGGGACGTGCGGCTCGAGCGCCAGGGCAACGTCCTCATCGTCTCGGTGATCGAACGCCCGTCCATCGCCGGCATCCGCCTGGTGGGCACGCGCGAGTTCTCGGAGGAGGATCTCAAGAAGGGGCTCAAGGAAGTCGGTTTGGCCGAGGGGCGAATCTTCAACAAGACGCTCCTCGATCGCATCGAACAGGAGCTCCGGCAGCAATACTTTGCCCGCGGCTTCTATGCCGTCTCGATCCGTCCGACCGTGACTCCGCTCGAACGCAACCGGGTCGACATCGAGATTGCGGTCACGGAAGGCAGGCCCGCGCGCATTCGCGAAATCACGCTCGTCGGCAACGGCAAGTTCCGGGACAAGGAGCTGCTCGATCTGTTCACGCTCGGCCCGGCGCCGTGGTGGGCGCTCTTCTCGAGCCGCGACCAGTACTCGAAACAGAAGCTGGCCGGCGACCTCGAGCGTCTGCGCAACCACTACCAGGATCGGGGTTTCCTGGAGTTCAACATCGAATCCACGCAGGTCTCGATCACGCCGGACAAGGAAGACATCTACATCACCGTCAACCTCTCGGAAGGCAAGCGCTACACCGTGACCGGCTTCAAGCTCGCGGGCACCTTCGTCGTGCCGGAGGAGGATCTGCGCAAGCTGGTCGAGCTCGAGGCCGGGAGCGTGTTCTCCCGCAAGGCCGTCACCGAGTCCGCGAAGCGGATTTCCGACAGGCTGGCGAACGAGGGTTACGCGTTCGCGAACGTCAATCCCGTTCCCGACGTGGACCGCGACAAGGCGACCGTCGCCTTCACGTTCGTCATCGACCCGGGCAAGCGTACGTACGTGCGGCGCGTGAACTTCTCGGGCAACGTCACGACCCGCGACGAGGTGCTGCGGAGGGAAATGCGCCAGCTGGAGGGGGGCTGGTACTCGAGCGAGAAGATCCAGCGGTCGCGTGTGCGGCTGCAGCGCCTCGGGTTCTTCGAAGATGTCAACATCGAGACCCCTCAGGTGCCGGGTACTTCCGACCAGGTGGACATCAACGTCACCGTCAAGGAACGCTCGACGGGCAATCTGCTCTTCGGCGTCGGATACTCCGATTCCGACGGTTTCATCATCAACGCGAGCGTGACGGAGAGCAATCTGTTCGGAACCGGGAAGGAACTGTCGGCACGTTTCGACAACAGCGATGCCACGACGAATTTCAGCATCCGGTACGTCAATCCTTATTACACCCGTGACGGCGTGAGCCGCGGCTTCACCGTGTATTCGAGCAGCATCGATGCGGCCGAGCTGAACACGGCGGCGTACAACACGCAGACCACGGGTGCGGGTGTCTTCTACGGCATCCCGCTGAGCGAGTTCCATCGCCTGACCGTGGGGCTGGACGCCGAGCGCATCGACATCGAGACGACCACGGACAGCGCGCTCGTCGCGCAGGACTTCGTCGCGACCGAGGGATCTCCGGTGGACCTCGCCAAGGCTACGCTTTCCTGGTCGAGCGACAGCCTCGACAGCGCGCTCTTTCCGACGCGCGGCTTCCTGCAGCGTCTGTCCGCCGAAGCGTCCTTCCCCGGCAGCGACGTCGAGTACTACAAGCTGACGTACCTGATCGGCAAGTACTGGCCGATCAGCGAGCGCACCACCTTCAAGCTCCGGGCGGAGCTCGGCTACGGCGACGGCTACGGCGAGAGCGCGCAGCTTCCCTTCTTCAAGAACTACTTCGCGGGCGGGTCCAGCACCGTGCGCGGTTTCAGTTCGCGCTCGCTCGGACCGGTCGATCAGAACACGCTCGATCCGATCGGCGGCAACCGCCGTGTTCTCGGCAACATGGAGCTCCTGTTTCCCGTGCCGGGCATGTCGGCCGACAACAAGGCGGTACGCATGAGCTGGTTCGTCGATGGCGGCATGGTGTACGGACCGGAGGAGCGCTTCGACCTCGGAGAGTTGCGCTATTCCACGGGATTGGCGTTTAATTGGTTCTCGCCGGTGGGTCCGTTGAGCTTCAGCTATGCCTTCCCGCTCAACGACGAGCCGGACGACGATACCGAGAGCTTCCAGTTCACGCTGGGTGTTCCATTCCGGTGA
- the lpxA gene encoding acyl-ACP--UDP-N-acetylglucosamine O-acyltransferase codes for MIHPQALVDPRARLGQGVEIGAYSIIEGDVEIGDRTWIGPHVVIRGPIRIGADNRIYQFCSIGEGPQHLGYKGEPTRIEIGDRNIVREYCTVNRGTVAGGGVTRIGSDNFIMAYCHIAHDCAVGDRTVFANGSSLAGHVHVGDCAVLGGFTLVHQFCRIGAYCMTAVNTVLYKDVPPYITAGGNGGTPHGLNLRGLKRRGFTEEQIQRIKQAYKTLYRSGLRLEQALVEIDAQGRAYPEIAAFVAFIQESERGIVR; via the coding sequence GTGATCCACCCGCAGGCGCTCGTGGACCCGCGGGCCCGGCTGGGACAGGGCGTCGAGATCGGTGCGTACTCCATCATAGAGGGCGACGTCGAGATCGGCGATCGCACCTGGATCGGGCCGCACGTCGTGATCCGGGGGCCGATACGGATCGGCGCCGACAACCGCATCTATCAGTTCTGCTCGATCGGCGAGGGACCTCAGCACCTGGGCTACAAGGGAGAGCCGACGAGGATCGAGATCGGCGACCGCAACATCGTGCGGGAATACTGCACCGTCAACCGAGGCACGGTCGCCGGCGGCGGCGTCACGCGCATCGGCAGTGACAACTTCATCATGGCGTACTGCCATATCGCGCACGACTGCGCGGTCGGCGACCGCACGGTGTTCGCGAACGGGTCGAGCCTCGCGGGGCACGTGCACGTCGGGGATTGCGCGGTCCTCGGAGGTTTCACGCTGGTGCACCAGTTCTGCCGCATCGGCGCGTACTGCATGACGGCGGTGAACACGGTCCTCTACAAGGACGTCCCTCCCTACATCACGGCCGGCGGCAACGGCGGGACGCCGCACGGGCTCAATCTCCGGGGGCTCAAGCGCCGGGGTTTCACCGAGGAGCAGATACAGCGGATCAAACAGGCCTACAAGACGCTGTATCGCTCCGGCCTCCGCCTCGAGCAGGCGCTCGTCGAGATCGATGCGCAGGGTCGCGCGTACCCGGAGATCGCGGCGTTCGTCGCTTTCATACAAGAATCCGAGCGGGGGATCGTTCGCTAG
- the rseP gene encoding RIP metalloprotease RseP, translated as MDLLYYALAFVLALGVLIVVHEFGHYWVARRLGVKVLRFSVGFGKPLWTRRFGRDRTELVIGALPLGGYVKMLDEHEGDVPRDQLDRAFNRQPVWKRIPIVAAGPFFNFLFAILAYWAVFGVGMEGLRPVVGKVVEGSIAERGGFREGDLVLAFDGKDVQSWGQRRLYLFRKALDREIVNVEVQDGEGRIQHRLLDLREFPRGQVDAALLERGIGLYGYQPQVLPVVGGIEEGPAARAGMREGDRIVAIGGETVEGWEDVVAIVSRSAGRTLDVAVERDGQRVTLQVTPDAVAQDERTIGRINIRPQVGEIPPEMRVQVRMGALEAFREALANTWAMSTLTVEMLYRMVTLEVSSKNISGPITIAQYAGYSAKIGAVQFILFLAVISISLGVLNLLPIPILDGGHLLYYFIEAVKGSPVSERVMAFGHQIGIVVLVGLMVLAFYNDLTRIFQ; from the coding sequence ATCGATCTACTCTATTACGCGCTGGCGTTCGTCCTGGCCCTGGGCGTGCTCATCGTGGTTCACGAATTCGGCCACTACTGGGTGGCGCGGCGGCTTGGAGTCAAGGTGCTGCGATTCTCGGTCGGGTTCGGAAAACCGTTGTGGACGCGCCGCTTCGGGCGCGACCGCACCGAGCTCGTGATCGGCGCGCTGCCGCTCGGCGGTTACGTGAAGATGCTCGACGAGCACGAGGGGGATGTCCCGCGGGACCAGCTCGATCGGGCCTTCAACCGGCAGCCGGTATGGAAGCGCATCCCGATCGTCGCGGCCGGGCCGTTCTTCAACTTCCTGTTCGCGATACTGGCGTACTGGGCCGTCTTCGGCGTGGGCATGGAAGGCCTGCGGCCGGTGGTCGGCAAGGTCGTCGAGGGGTCGATCGCGGAGCGCGGCGGCTTCCGGGAGGGCGACCTGGTCCTGGCGTTCGACGGAAAGGACGTACAGAGCTGGGGACAACGGCGCCTGTACCTGTTCCGCAAGGCGCTCGATCGCGAAATCGTGAACGTGGAGGTGCAGGACGGTGAAGGCCGGATTCAGCATCGGCTGCTGGACCTGCGCGAGTTTCCGCGCGGCCAGGTCGACGCCGCGCTCCTCGAGCGCGGCATCGGGCTCTACGGCTATCAGCCGCAGGTCCTCCCGGTGGTCGGCGGCATCGAGGAAGGGCCGGCCGCACGTGCCGGGATGCGGGAAGGCGACCGGATCGTCGCGATCGGCGGGGAGACGGTGGAGGGTTGGGAGGACGTGGTGGCGATCGTGAGTCGCAGCGCCGGGCGCACGCTCGACGTGGCGGTCGAGCGCGACGGGCAGCGCGTGACCCTGCAGGTCACGCCGGACGCCGTCGCGCAGGACGAGCGGACGATCGGCCGGATCAACATCCGCCCGCAGGTGGGCGAAATCCCGCCCGAGATGCGCGTGCAGGTTCGGATGGGCGCGCTCGAGGCATTCCGGGAGGCGCTCGCCAATACCTGGGCGATGTCCACGCTGACGGTCGAGATGCTCTACCGGATGGTGACACTCGAGGTTTCGAGCAAGAACATCAGCGGGCCGATCACCATCGCGCAATATGCCGGCTACTCCGCCAAGATCGGCGCCGTGCAGTTCATCCTGTTCCTCGCCGTGATCTCGATCAGCCTGGGCGTCCTCAATCTTCTTCCCATTCCGATCCTCGACGGCGGCCACTTGCTGTACTACTTCATCGAAGCGGTGAAGGGCAGTCCGGTGTCCGAGCGCGTGATGGCGTTCGGACACCAGATCGGGATCGTCGTCCTCGTCGGGCTCATGGTGCTCGCGTTCTACAACGACCTTACGCGCATCTTCCAGTAG
- the ispC gene encoding 1-deoxy-D-xylulose-5-phosphate reductoisomerase — MTHAASQDQNEGRQGVAILGSTGSIGMSTLDVLARHPDRFAVAALTANAQVDRLYEQCVRFRPRFAAMLDPQAARDLERRLRASGIPTVVSSGLDGLSTVAADRASDIVMAAIVGAAGLIPTLAAVKAGKRVLLANKEPLVMSGRVLMREARAAGAVLLPIDSEHNAIFQCLPAAFRAGEPPAGVRRLFLTCSGGPFRAASAEALARATPEQACAHPNWVMGRKISVDSATLMNKGLEVIEACWLFGVAPSRIEVVIHPQSVIHSMVEYDDGSVLAQLANPDMRIPIAHALAWPSRIQSGAKPIDLVDLARLDFAAPDTTRFPCLRLAYEAGAAGGTTPAILNAANEVAVAAFLEGRIPFIDISRVIETALAQVPGRSDDSLDDVLADDARARVAAERAVAGAGRRVRQGVS; from the coding sequence ATGACACACGCGGCATCGCAGGACCAGAACGAGGGCAGGCAGGGGGTCGCGATCCTCGGTTCGACCGGGTCGATCGGCATGAGCACGCTCGACGTGCTCGCGCGCCATCCGGACCGGTTCGCCGTGGCCGCGCTCACCGCCAATGCGCAGGTCGATCGCCTCTACGAGCAGTGCGTGCGTTTCCGCCCGCGCTTCGCCGCGATGCTCGATCCGCAGGCCGCGAGGGACCTCGAAAGGCGCCTTCGCGCGAGCGGCATTCCGACGGTGGTGAGCAGCGGCCTCGACGGCCTCTCCACGGTCGCCGCCGACCGCGCGAGCGACATCGTCATGGCGGCGATCGTCGGTGCCGCGGGGCTGATTCCCACGCTCGCCGCCGTGAAGGCCGGGAAGCGCGTGCTGCTCGCCAACAAGGAGCCGCTCGTGATGTCGGGCCGCGTGCTGATGCGCGAAGCGCGTGCGGCCGGCGCGGTCCTGCTGCCGATCGACAGCGAACACAACGCGATCTTTCAATGCCTGCCCGCCGCATTCCGTGCCGGCGAGCCGCCGGCCGGGGTGCGGCGGCTCTTCCTCACGTGCTCGGGCGGTCCGTTCAGGGCGGCTTCGGCCGAGGCCCTGGCGCGGGCGACGCCCGAGCAGGCGTGCGCGCACCCAAACTGGGTCATGGGCCGCAAGATCTCGGTCGATTCCGCCACGTTGATGAACAAGGGTCTCGAGGTGATCGAGGCATGCTGGCTGTTCGGCGTCGCTCCGTCCCGGATCGAGGTCGTGATCCACCCGCAAAGCGTCATCCATTCGATGGTGGAATACGACGACGGCTCGGTGCTGGCGCAGCTCGCCAACCCGGACATGCGCATTCCCATCGCGCATGCGCTCGCCTGGCCGTCGCGCATCCAGTCGGGAGCCAAACCGATCGACCTCGTCGACCTCGCGCGGCTCGACTTCGCCGCCCCCGATACGACGCGTTTTCCGTGCCTGCGGCTCGCGTACGAGGCGGGGGCAGCCGGCGGAACGACGCCGGCGATCCTGAACGCGGCCAACGAGGTCGCGGTCGCCGCGTTCCTCGAGGGACGCATCCCCTTCATCGATATCTCACGCGTCATCGAAACCGCCCTCGCGCAGGTTCCCGGGCGGTCCGACGACTCGCTCGATGACGTGCTAGCCGACGACGCACGCGCGCGCGTGGCGGCCGAACGGGCCGTGGCAGGCGCGGGACGGCGCGTCCGACAAGGTGTCTCATGA
- the uppS gene encoding polyprenyl diphosphate synthase has protein sequence MIPRHIAVIMDGNGRWARRRGLPRVAGHRKGVERVRELVQAAGELGVRYLTLFAFSSENWRRPAQEVQMLLELFLGALDREVAKLHEKKVRFRVIGDVARFPEALAARIRDAETLTADNGALTLTIAANYGGRWDIAQACAEIARRAVAGEIDPARISPATVEAFLSTRELPEPDLFVRSGGEQRISNFLLWQLAYTELHFTPALWPEFDRTELEAALASYASRQRRFGLTGEQVEAARNA, from the coding sequence ATGATTCCCAGACACATCGCCGTCATCATGGACGGCAATGGCCGCTGGGCGCGCCGCCGCGGCCTGCCCCGGGTCGCCGGCCACCGCAAGGGCGTCGAGCGCGTGCGCGAGCTGGTGCAGGCGGCCGGCGAGCTGGGTGTCCGGTATCTCACGCTGTTCGCGTTTTCGAGCGAGAACTGGCGGCGTCCCGCGCAGGAAGTGCAGATGCTCCTCGAGCTCTTTCTCGGCGCGCTCGACCGCGAAGTGGCGAAGCTGCATGAGAAGAAGGTCCGCTTTCGGGTGATCGGCGACGTCGCGCGCTTCCCGGAGGCGCTCGCCGCGCGCATCCGCGATGCCGAGACCCTCACGGCCGACAACGGCGCCTTGACGCTTACGATCGCCGCAAACTACGGCGGGCGCTGGGACATCGCCCAGGCGTGCGCCGAGATCGCGCGGCGTGCCGTGGCGGGAGAGATCGATCCGGCCCGCATCAGTCCGGCAACCGTCGAGGCGTTTCTCAGTACGCGGGAGCTGCCCGAGCCGGACCTCTTCGTCCGGAGCGGCGGCGAGCAGCGCATCAGCAATTTCCTTCTGTGGCAGTTGGCGTACACCGAGCTGCATTTCACGCCGGCGCTCTGGCCGGAGTTCGACCGGACCGAGCTCGAGGCGGCGCTCGCCTCCTATGCCAGCCGACAGCGCCGCTTCGGTCTGACCGGCGAGCAGGTCGAAGCAGCGCGTAATGCTTAA
- the fabZ gene encoding 3-hydroxyacyl-ACP dehydratase FabZ: MDIHEVLKHLPHRYPFLLIDRVLDYRKDEWITAIKNVSINEPFFPGHFPTRPVMPGVLVLEAMAQACAILSFKSEDLLPSPNAVYYFVGINEARFKRPVEPGDQLFLRANLKRKLRGMWIFETEARVGEETAATAELMSTYKEFGP, from the coding sequence ATGGACATACACGAGGTGCTGAAGCACCTGCCGCACCGTTACCCGTTCCTGCTGATCGATCGCGTGCTCGACTACAGGAAGGACGAGTGGATAACGGCGATCAAGAACGTCTCGATCAACGAGCCGTTCTTCCCCGGCCACTTCCCGACGCGGCCGGTCATGCCCGGCGTGCTCGTCCTGGAGGCGATGGCGCAAGCGTGCGCGATCCTCTCGTTCAAGAGCGAGGACCTGCTGCCTTCGCCGAATGCGGTGTACTACTTCGTCGGTATCAACGAGGCACGCTTCAAGCGCCCGGTCGAGCCCGGCGATCAGCTGTTCCTGCGAGCGAACCTCAAGCGCAAGTTGCGCGGGATGTGGATATTCGAGACCGAAGCGCGGGTCGGCGAGGAAACGGCGGCAACCGCCGAGCTCATGAGCACGTACAAGGAATTCGGTCCGTGA
- a CDS encoding phosphatidate cytidylyltransferase — translation MLKWRLLTAAVLIPPLVAALFWFPPPALAALVALFIVIGGWEWAALCGLGAGGRMTYVALLAAFGGALVLATLIDSDAGFAVLLFAAAWWLWALVELVHGRRRSLFERRGVRLAGGVLVLVPAWVGVVYLHAGDPMRPAALLYVLVLVWLADSAAFLAGKTLGRTKLAPSVSPGKTVEGVIGGMLAVVLLAYFCGKIVWQLEARALWGWVGLAAVVALVSVVGDLVESKVKRVAGVKDSGRILPGHGGVLDRIDALTSAVPIFALGWRVLFQMAA, via the coding sequence ATGCTTAAGTGGCGGCTGCTCACCGCGGCGGTTCTCATCCCGCCGCTCGTCGCCGCGCTCTTCTGGTTCCCCCCGCCCGCGCTCGCCGCGCTCGTCGCGCTCTTCATCGTGATCGGCGGCTGGGAGTGGGCCGCGCTGTGCGGGCTGGGCGCGGGTGGACGGATGACTTATGTCGCGCTGCTGGCGGCGTTCGGCGGCGCGCTCGTGCTGGCCACGCTGATCGACTCCGACGCCGGGTTCGCGGTTCTGCTGTTCGCCGCCGCATGGTGGCTCTGGGCGCTGGTGGAGCTGGTCCACGGGCGACGGCGCAGCCTGTTCGAGCGGCGGGGGGTGCGCCTGGCCGGAGGCGTGCTCGTGCTCGTTCCTGCCTGGGTCGGCGTCGTGTATCTCCATGCCGGCGATCCCATGCGTCCGGCCGCGCTGCTCTACGTCCTGGTCCTCGTCTGGCTCGCCGACTCCGCGGCGTTCCTCGCCGGCAAGACGCTCGGGCGTACGAAGCTCGCGCCGTCCGTCAGCCCGGGGAAGACCGTCGAAGGGGTGATAGGCGGCATGCTCGCCGTGGTGTTGCTCGCTTATTTTTGTGGGAAAATCGTGTGGCAGCTCGAGGCCCGGGCCCTGTGGGGCTGGGTCGGTCTCGCGGCGGTCGTGGCGCTCGTTTCGGTCGTCGGTGACCTGGTGGAGAGCAAGGTGAAGCGAGTTGCCGGCGTGAAGGACAGCGGCAGGATCCTGCCCGGACACGGCGGCGTGCTCGATCGCATCGACGCGCTCACCTCGGCCGTCCCGATCTTCGCGCTCGGATGGCGCGTCCTTTTCCAGATGGCGGCATGA
- a CDS encoding OmpH family outer membrane protein, producing MKSATSTSRWLPAALAALFALLAAPAWAELKVGYVNAVKVIEEAPQGEAALKKLEAEFGPRDKKLVAMQGRIKQLEDELEKNALLLKDTERRSKEHEIVVLKRDLRRATQEFREDYNLRRNEELASLQKLVFNAIVEIAKQESYDLILHEGTIYASKKVDLTEKVLKRLGKK from the coding sequence TTGAAAAGCGCAACGTCCACGTCCCGCTGGCTCCCGGCCGCGCTGGCCGCCCTGTTCGCCCTCCTGGCCGCGCCGGCATGGGCGGAACTGAAGGTCGGCTACGTCAATGCGGTCAAGGTCATCGAGGAGGCTCCGCAGGGCGAGGCGGCCCTCAAGAAGCTCGAAGCGGAATTCGGTCCGCGCGACAAGAAGCTCGTGGCGATGCAGGGGCGCATCAAGCAGCTCGAGGACGAGCTCGAGAAGAACGCACTTCTGCTCAAGGACACCGAGCGGCGGTCCAAGGAACACGAGATCGTCGTGCTCAAGCGCGACCTGCGGCGGGCCACACAGGAGTTCCGCGAGGATTACAATCTGCGCCGAAACGAGGAGCTGGCCTCGCTGCAGAAGCTCGTGTTCAACGCGATTGTCGAGATCGCCAAGCAGGAGAGCTACGACCTGATCCTCCACGAAGGCACGATCTACGCCAGCAAGAAGGTGGACCTCACCGAAAAGGTGCTGAAGAGGCTCGGCAAGAAGTAG